One genomic window of Gossypium hirsutum isolate 1008001.06 chromosome D11, Gossypium_hirsutum_v2.1, whole genome shotgun sequence includes the following:
- the LOC107913312 gene encoding GTP-binding protein At2g22870, protein MLLRNRLLSLNLTSFLSPPSPPPKSASFLFSFNKTIAHSTHKRPESKPDVSASRAAKQPMSERARFAKTVLFVPPGVDPEDVTDEMILPGSNIVVGPYAGHSQIKEVEFVKSSGRAKDCPKDDRPEFAILGRSNVGKSSLINALVRKKEVALTSKKPGKTQLINHFLVNKSWYIVDLPGYGFARASDAARTDWSSFTKGYFLNRDTLVAVLLLIDASVPPQRIDVDCANWLGRNNIPMTFVFTKCDKLKASKGKRPDENIRDFQELIRENYKQHPAWIMTSSVTGLGRDELLLHLSQLRNYWDQ, encoded by the exons ATGCTCCTTCGAAATCGTCTCTTGTCTCTCAATCTCACGTCGTTTCTGTCTCCTCCTTCTCCACCTCCCAAATCAGCatctttccttttctctttcaACAAAACCATCGCTCACTCAACCCATAAGCGCCCCGAATCGAAACCCGACGTGTCAGCTTCAAGGGCCGCCAAGCAACCGATGTCCGAACGGGCGCGGTTTGCGAAGACGGTGTTGTTCGTGCCACCCGGGGTCGACCCGGAAGACGTGACGGATGAAATGATATTGCCGGGTTCCAACATCGTAGTCGGACCTTATGCGGGTCATTCTCAGATTAAGGAAGTGGAGTTTGTGAAGAGTAGCGGTCGGGCTAAGGATTGTCCCAAAGATGACCGACCCGAGTTTGCAATCTTGGGTCGGTCTAATGTGGGCAAATCTTCACTTATTAATGCTTTGGTTCGGAAAAAAGAAGTTGCTCTTACTTCTAAGAAACCAG GGAAGACACAGCTTATTAATCATTTCTTGGTGAATAAAAGTTGGTATATAGTGGATTTGCCTGGTTATGG ATTTGCTAGAGCCTCCGATGCTGCTCGAACAGATTGGTCTTCATTCACTAAAGGCTATTTTCTAAACAGAGACACTCTGGTTGCTGTGCTACTTCTTATCGATGCAAGTGTCCCACCTCAAAGGATTGATGTGGACTGCGCTAACTGGCTCGGACGCAACAAT ATACCAATGACTTTTGTGTTCACAAAGTGTGACAAATTGAAGGCAAGCAAAGGAAAAAGGCCTGATGAGAACATCAGGGACTTCCAAGAACTGATTAGAGAAAACTATAAGCAACATCCGGCATGGATCATGACCAGCAGTGTCACTGGTCTTGGCAGAGATGAGCTTCTCCTACATTTGTCACAATTAAGGAACTATTGGGATCAATAG